The proteins below are encoded in one region of Proteiniborus sp. DW1:
- the yqfC gene encoding sporulation protein YqfC — translation MKKKINEIKSNLSDILELPKDIMLDLPKVTLVGNLQLYIENHKGIIEYGSLRIRVNTNTGILRILGKNMVIKNIVAEEIIIIGEIESVEFT, via the coding sequence GTGAAAAAAAAGATAAATGAAATAAAGTCAAATTTATCAGATATACTTGAACTTCCAAAGGATATCATGCTAGATTTACCCAAAGTTACCCTAGTAGGGAATCTACAATTATATATAGAAAACCATAAAGGTATTATAGAGTATGGAAGCTTGAGGATTAGAGTAAATACTAATACTGGTATTTTAAGAATACTAGGAAAAAATATGGTGATAAAGAATATAGTTGCGGAAGAAATAATTATTATTGGAGAAATAGAATCAGTAGAATTTACATAA